The region AGAAGATGCCCTCCATGCGGAGTCGCTCCAGGTAGAAGCCGAAGAAGAAAAAGCGAAAGAAGAACCGGCTTCGGTGGATAACCCACCTGCGAAAGCGGCTGAGTAATCCCGTAGAGTAAAAGAATGGCATTGACGAGGAGGCATCATGGCTAATTATAATCCAAGAAAGAGAACATTTATCCGTCGTAAAATATGTCGTTTCTGCGCCGACCGTAGCTTGAAAATCGACTATAAAGATTCCCGCACCCTTAGATTCTTTATTACCGAAAGAGGCAAAATTTTACCGAAGCGTATCTCCGGTAATTGCGCCGTACACCAGCGCCAACTTACCCTGGCCATTAAGCGCGCCCGTAATATTGCCCTGTTACCATACACGATTACTATCACTAAATAGGAATACGTGGCTTGGAAGAGAGAACTGGCGGAATCCCCTGGAAAGGTATCCTCCGGGGGACAATGGTGGTTTCTTTCTTTTGTTTATCCCCGGGTACCATACCAATTTTAGGTAGTATCATTGGTATTTTTACGCCCATAGCTACCCTTTTTTATCTGGTCAAGCTAGGGTGGGGCTATGGCCTGGCAGTCCTGGGTATCGCCCTTGTCTTTTCCATCTTTTTGTGGCCCTTGTTTGGAAGTGGCTCTGAGTACTTTTTTGTAGAAATTCTCATATTGGGGCCGGTCCTCTTTAGCTTCCTCAAGAGGGGTTTTTCCATCACTAAAACAGTAGGTTACGCTACCGGCCTCTTGCTTTTATTGCTATCCGCATACCTGATCTTATGGGGCATTAAGACCGGATATAATCCTTATCAGGCAGTGGTTTCTGAAATTAACCGGGGCATGGAATCCTCCCTTCGTTTTTATGAGCCGCTAAACCTTCCAAAAACCACAGTGGGGGCTATGCGAGATGCCTTACAGGATATTAAAATACTGGTGGCCAGGCTTTGGCCGGGTTTTGCCGCAGCCTCTTTATTAGTATTGGTATGGATGAATGTCTGGCTTGGTGACCGCATCCTGGAGCGCTATGGTCTGGTGAATTTTCAATTTGGCGACCTGTCGCAATGGAGCCTTCCGGACGTTCTCGTCTGGTTGGTCATCTTGGGCGCCGGGTTGGCCCTCCTACCCTACCCTGGTCCACAGACTGTGGGCACAAATCTTCTGATTTTTTTTGCTATGGCCTATCTTTTCCAGGGCCTGGCTATAGTAAGTTTTTATCTCAAAAAATATGGATTTTCCCGTTTTAAAAGGATATTATTATACAGCTTAATATGGATTCAGACCTACATGATAATAATTGTAGCGCTGGTGGGGCTGTTTGACATCTGGGCGGACTTCCGGAGATTAAAGAAAGCAGCGGATTAACCTATTCACCGCAGAGACACAGAGGGCACAGAGAAAGAATTAAACGGCAGACAGCTATCAGCAGTCCGCTTAACGTGTTGTTTGTCTTAGTTTTTTGAGGAATTCGGGTTCCCCCTTTCACAAAGGGGGATAAGGTAGTCAATGGTCAGAAGTAAAAGCTGAAAGCTGATGGCTGAAGGCTGACAGCTAAACAAAGTGGTAAAGGGGGGTATCTTATGCAGGTCATACTAATAGAAGATATAAAGGCCATGGGCAAAGAAGGGCAAATAATAAAGGTTACCGATGGCTATGCCCGGAACTTTCTTTTGCCTCAAAGCAAGGCATTAGAGGCCACACCTAAAAATATAGCCCTCTGGGAAAAAAAGAAGGCCGAGATACGAGCCAGACTGGAGAGGGAAAAGGCTAAGGCCGTTGAACTATCTAAAAAAATAGAGTCCGGCTTATGTATCATTAAACATAAAGTAGGTAAAAATGACAAACTCTATGGCTCGGTAACTACATCCGATATAGCCGATTGTCTTGCGGCGCAGGGTATTAACATAGATCGTAAGAAGATACAGATGGCCGAACCCATAAAGAGTCTGGGGGAGTTTTCCGTATCTATAAGGCTCTATCCAGAGATTACGGCTACTGCCAGGGTACAGATTGTAAAGAATGAATGACAAATTCAAAGCTCAAAGTTCAAAAAAAGCCTAAATGACTAAATGACGAAAACTTCACGGTCTGGGTTTTGCCATTTGTCATTTATTTGAACTTTGGATTTTGGCCTTTAGATTTTCCGGCTGTTTGGCCGGAACAGGTAGTTTATGGCTAGAAAGACAAGAGAAACTATAACCCCTCCGGCCAGGGTCCCGCCGCAGAATATCGAGGCTGAGCAGTGGGTCCTAGGCGGCATCTTAATCGAAAACGGGGCGCTCTTCCGGGTCTTAGAAGTAATCTTGGGAGAAGAGTTTTACCGGGAGGCACACCGCAAGATATTTGCCGCCATGCTGGGTCTCTATGAAAAAAATGAGCCCCAGGACATCGTCACGGTATCGGATTTTCTCCGCAA is a window of Thermodesulfobacteriota bacterium DNA encoding:
- the rplI gene encoding 50S ribosomal protein L9 encodes the protein MQVILIEDIKAMGKEGQIIKVTDGYARNFLLPQSKALEATPKNIALWEKKKAEIRARLEREKAKAVELSKKIESGLCIIKHKVGKNDKLYGSVTTSDIADCLAAQGINIDRKKIQMAEPIKSLGEFSVSIRLYPEITATARVQIVKNE
- the rpsR gene encoding 30S ribosomal protein S18, with the protein product MANYNPRKRTFIRRKICRFCADRSLKIDYKDSRTLRFFITERGKILPKRISGNCAVHQRQLTLAIKRARNIALLPYTITITK
- a CDS encoding DUF2232 domain-containing protein, translating into MEERTGGIPWKGILRGTMVVSFFCLSPGTIPILGSIIGIFTPIATLFYLVKLGWGYGLAVLGIALVFSIFLWPLFGSGSEYFFVEILILGPVLFSFLKRGFSITKTVGYATGLLLLLLSAYLILWGIKTGYNPYQAVVSEINRGMESSLRFYEPLNLPKTTVGAMRDALQDIKILVARLWPGFAAASLLVLVWMNVWLGDRILERYGLVNFQFGDLSQWSLPDVLVWLVILGAGLALLPYPGPQTVGTNLLIFFAMAYLFQGLAIVSFYLKKYGFSRFKRILLYSLIWIQTYMIIIVALVGLFDIWADFRRLKKAAD